CTGCCTGGCTTCCGCGGGAATGAACTCGATCGGGGATGTCCGGCTGCTGGGGCTGCCTTTGAGAGAGATCTACGAGGCCTCGAGCCGGATTGGACGAGGCGTCTCCCGCTGGCGCAGCGCCAGGAGCGCGCCTGGCCCGGCGCAGGCGGGCCCGGCTTCGCCTTGAAGCGCGTTCTGTGCGCGCGTCAGACGGTGCGCCGGACCAGGTGGACGTAGACCGACTTGCCGTCCTCTCCCGGAATCTGCTCCTGACCCACCAGCTCCAGGTTCTTGGCGGCTTTGGCCCAACCCTTGAAATCGTTGACCGACCCGGGATCGGTGGCCAGCACCCTGAGGATCTGGCCCACGCCGAGCTGCTGCAGCGCCTGGCGGGCCTTGATGATCGGCTCGGGGCACTTGGCGCCGCGGACATCCAGCTCGCGGTCGTGCTGTTGCGTCACCGTGGGTTCCTCCTTTGAATGAGCTGCACTCGATGCCTCGACGCCTTCAGCGTCCGTGGGAGGAGGCGGCACATTCGTTGCGCCCCATCTCCAGCTCGTTGGCGCGCTCCTCGTCGGCCGCCGCCAGCCCCGCGTTCACCCGCTTGATCTCCAGATATTCGGGAGGAAAATGCGGCAGCGCGGCCAGCAGGTCGCGGACGAACTCCTCCTCACCGCGCTCCCGCAGCTCGGGATTGTCGCCCTTCAGGTCGCCGAGCGTCGCGGCGTAGATTCCATCCTCGCGCGCCTCGCCCGGATCGCTGAAATGTCCCGGCAGGACCAGCATGGCCTCGGGAAGCCGCCGCAATCTTCCATAGAGCGAGCGATAGTGCAGCGGGGCCCAGGCTTCGCCGCGACCGCCCAGATCGGGGCGCGCGATCGACCGGAGGAAGATCGAGTCTCCGCTGAACAGTATCGTTCGTCCTGCATGCGCGAGCTCCATGGCCGTCATCCCCAGGGTATGTCCGGGGACGTGCAGGGCGCGCAGCCGGGCCTCCCCGAGCCGGAATTCGTGTCCGTCTTCGAGCCACTCGAAATCGATTCTCGCGGGAAGGACGTCGACGGGATGTATCCCGTCGTAAGGATGCAGAAAGTAAGGAGCGCTGGTGACACGTGCCAGCGCGGGGCCGCCGCTGAGATGGTCGGCATGGGCGTGGGTGTCGACGATCGCCCGGAAGGTCAGCCCCTCGGCCCGGGCTAAATCGAGAATAGGGCCCAGATGGCGCGGCGGGTCGATCGCGACGGCGTCGCCCTCCTTGCCGGCGGCGACGTAATGCAGGCAGCCGCGCGCCGGCCGCTCGACCTGCCAGACCGCGCAGCCTTGCGGCGGGTCGGGGAGCCGGCGAATGTCGTAGAAGCTGCCCCAGGCCTGCATCCCCCCCTGCAGATTGGCGACCTCGTAGCCCATCGGCCGGAGCACCGATTCGGCCACCCACGCCGACGAATCGCCTTTGGCGCAGATTGCCACCAGCGGCAGGTCGCGCGGCACCCGCGCCGCGCTGTTGTCGGGATCCTCCACGAAATGGAAGTAGGGAACATTGACGGTGAGCGGGGAGCGGCGGGCTTCCACGCGCCAGCGCGCGAACTCGTCCTCGTTGCGCACGTCCAGGATGCGCAGCGTCTCACCGGCGTCCAGCCGGCGCTTCAGCTCGGCGGGGGTCAGGACGGGGCTCGAACCAGGCGAGGGCACGTCGTTTCCCGGGAAATCAGATGAAAAGCGAAACCTTGCTGCGGGCCGCGTCGCCCAGGAAGGTGGCTACGCCGCCGACCTCCAGTCCGTCGCACAGCTCGGCGGTGGTGATGCCCATGACGTCCATGCTCATCTGGCAGGCCACCGTCCGCACCCCAAGCTCCCGCGCCGTCGCGGCGAGGTCTTCGAGCGAGGCAATCTGCTTGTCGCGCATCATCTTCCGCATCAGCTTCGCGCCCACCCCGCCGAAGTTCATCTGCGACAGGCCCAGCGACGTG
The sequence above is drawn from the Candidatus Polarisedimenticolia bacterium genome and encodes:
- a CDS encoding MBL fold metallo-hydrolase; this translates as MPSPGSSPVLTPAELKRRLDAGETLRILDVRNEDEFARWRVEARRSPLTVNVPYFHFVEDPDNSAARVPRDLPLVAICAKGDSSAWVAESVLRPMGYEVANLQGGMQAWGSFYDIRRLPDPPQGCAVWQVERPARGCLHYVAAGKEGDAVAIDPPRHLGPILDLARAEGLTFRAIVDTHAHADHLSGGPALARVTSAPYFLHPYDGIHPVDVLPARIDFEWLEDGHEFRLGEARLRALHVPGHTLGMTAMELAHAGRTILFSGDSIFLRSIARPDLGGRGEAWAPLHYRSLYGRLRRLPEAMLVLPGHFSDPGEAREDGIYAATLGDLKGDNPELRERGEEEFVRDLLAALPHFPPEYLEIKRVNAGLAAADEERANELEMGRNECAASSHGR
- a CDS encoding sulfurtransferase TusA family protein — translated: MTQQHDRELDVRGAKCPEPIIKARQALQQLGVGQILRVLATDPGSVNDFKGWAKAAKNLELVGQEQIPGEDGKSVYVHLVRRTV